The Peribacillus simplex genome contains the following window.
ACTTGAAATTTCAGAAGCATACATTGGGCTGTATCAAAAACTACCCGCCCGAGTGATTATTCATCGACTAACTGAGGTACAAACAGAGAAAAGATTGAAAGAACAAGCAAAAAAAGAAAAGAAGAAGGGCATTATCTATAGAGACCGAAGCAAACGATTAAGTGGAATGAACGTATATATTACAAATCTTTCTTTAGAAGACGTTCCAACGGAACATATTCATGAACTGTATTCGTTACGTTGGCAGATTGAAATTCTATTTAAGACATGGAAATCTTTCTTTCAAATTGACAAGTGCAAAGAGATTAAGAGGGAACGCTTAGAGTGTCACTTGTATGGGCAACTTATTAGCATTTTACTCTGTTCATCTACGATGTTTAGAATGCGCCAGTTACTTGACGGAAATGTCATCGTTATAACAAGAAAACGGTCTTTGATATCTTAGGTATTGTGTATGATTGTACGTCACAAAAACTTAAAGCTGCCTAATATTTTTTAAAAAAACCTATTTGATGGTTTTTTTGTCATGCGCATTTTTAGTGTTACCATAGCAAATTAAAGAGAACACACTTTTATATTATCTCTTGTGCGCTTAGCTTGATGGCGATGGGGTACCACCAGCAAAACGCGAATTTAAATTGCGAAGGAGATTTGTGTAAAAAATAATCGGTTCTCACCACGGTAAGGGTGTAACCGGTACTTATTTCTATTAATGGTTGTTAAACGGACGTAATGATTCTAAGGTAGTAATCCTTTTTTGATCAAATCGATACTCTAAAAGTTATATTTTGTTAACTTTGTTTCGCTATTTTCTTTCTAATCTCAGCAATCGATAAACCAGATTTCTTTAAGCTTTTAATAGTCTCTACTCTTTCCACTGCTGCTTCTCAAGGGTAACGACGTGTTAAGGTTTCATCTAATTGTTCAAATGGAATTAAATTAGATTCGGTATAATATTTTAATGTACCGTATCTCAAATCAGTTATTCGAGCCAGTTCACCGAAAGATATATACTCAGATTTAATGAATAAATATAAAACCAGAAAAACAGGAGAAGAAAAACGAATCGTTTTTCTTCTCCTGTTTTATTTTAGGGGCCGATTAGACAGCCCCTTTTCTCAATATTAGTATTCTCATTCATAGAAGCACAATTATGGAAAGCTCGGGTTGAATACTTGCAATCAAGGTTAAATAATAAAACTGTAAAATGAGTAGGTGATAAAAAGTCTGGATGTCCTTTCTTGATTTCATGTGTTTATTGGGAAGTTTCCCAAAGTACCTAATAATTAACAAGTACTAAAGTATTCACTATTTCTTAAAAGATTAAAAATATAAACTATCTGAAGTAGAGCATAAACTGTAGTATTTCCACTTCAAAAAGTGCACCATGATGCATGGGGCTCTTGATAATGATCATTTAAAATTAAAGCCTATCCATTTTTTATATGATATCCAATATCTATTTGTCAATTATATTCTTTAAATTTCCCTCGTTTTGTATTGTAGTATGAATGGTGAGCTTCATTTCTAGATTGGGATAATATTTCTTTCGCCAGTCCTTCAATTCCTCATAAGGAATTTTATTTCTGTAGTATTGTCCCAACCCGAAGACATCTGTTTCTTGCTTTTGAAATCGTTTCAGCATTCCATCAAAACGATTTGCCATTACCTTTTCCAGCTCTTTTTTAATTATTGCATTGGAAACTTTTCCCCTTCTCTCTTGAATAACTACATTTAAACGAATCGTTGAGAACATATATGGAATATGATTTCTTAGTTCACCTTTATGAAAACCTGTATTTCCAACAATCATGATGGTTGCATGTTCCATTACTTCTACCCTTCCCTTCATACTGTTCCCATGAAAGGCATTAAAAAGGAGGGTTTCTTTAGGATCCATTTTAGAAACTATTTTTCCTCTTTTCATCACTGCAGTACCTGTATAAGTAACTGCAGTATTTTCCCCTGATTTGACCATAGGAATTGCTACATTTTGAGTGTAGGAATTAAGGGCTCGATAAACATGCCATAGACGTGTTAAAGATATTTGTGGGGTCCAACCTGCATATTTCTCAAAAAAGTCATAAAGATTTATCCCTTTTTCTAGATTCTTTTTGAGTGCTAAGAAAAAAGAATCTATATTATCATCACATATTGCGATTAATGTTTTTGAAGATATTTCACGAATTCTCATAAACGTGTTAATCGGTTCTTCCATCCCGCCTTCTTCTACTAATTTTCGATCAAATATGATTATCCTTATGTGCAATAAGTCTACACTGCTTTCCATATTAGTTCTAATATCCTCTACAGCTTTTAAAATGGTTAACCCTGTTCCTTTGACAATTGCCTGTTTTTGAACACCCTCTGAAGAAATAGGAATTTGAAGTAAGACTTTGAATTTTTCTCCCTCTTTAGTAATTCCCATTGCAATCGGAAAGGCTCGATGGTTAATGTCTTTAATATCCCAGCAACCACTTAATGGCA
Protein-coding sequences here:
- a CDS encoding Ger(x)C family spore germination protein gives rise to the protein MRRIMICFKLVLSLCILMPLSGCWDIKDINHRAFPIAMGITKEGEKFKVLLQIPISSEGVQKQAIVKGTGLTILKAVEDIRTNMESSVDLLHIRIIIFDRKLVEEGGMEEPINTFMRIREISSKTLIAICDDNIDSFFLALKKNLEKGINLYDFFEKYAGWTPQISLTRLWHVYRALNSYTQNVAIPMVKSGENTAVTYTGTAVMKRGKIVSKMDPKETLLFNAFHGNSMKGRVEVMEHATIMIVGNTGFHKGELRNHIPYMFSTIRLNVVIQERRGKVSNAIIKKELEKVMANRFDGMLKRFQKQETDVFGLGQYYRNKIPYEELKDWRKKYYPNLEMKLTIHTTIQNEGNLKNIIDK